The Pungitius pungitius chromosome 4, fPunPun2.1, whole genome shotgun sequence nucleotide sequence ATTTATCATTGAATTTTGTCAAAAggttcctggaaaaaaaaaaaaaacttgacttgGAAATGTTTACAATTAAAAGCCATGAAGTCAAGGTGGAgaataatcaataataataataataatgtgagcAGGCCGATCAACATGCAGTCATACAGCCGGGCCTGTGGGAGCATTTTGGGGGCAAAGTGTTTTGACACTTCATCAAACCGCTTATGTAAGTATGTTGCTAAAATTAATCAATTGCATGTGATGTCAAAAAATTCATACAAAAAGATATCGTATGTTTTAACAAGTCATGGTAGGAAAAAACCAATGAAGAAGTTGTGGTTTATGTCATAACAAAGTCAAAAGCTGCAGTGTGCAAGAAATAAAgtcattaaaatgttaaattaaagcAGAGTATAATAATCATAAGAAATCATAACATAGTATGTCTTTAAACTGTCATGAAAAGGTCAGATTATTTCACATCAGAAAAGTGAGTGACATAAAAAGTGACAAAGTCAATAGTAAATCATGCACAATTCATTAAAATGGTCATAAAAAAGTCATAATATTTCGTTTCATTCCAAGTTAATTTTAACAAATCAAAGCACAGTCAAATATCCTGAAAATGTATAGTATGAAGAATACGGGAAGAGTTCCATCCTTTGGTTTGCTTTTGGCGAAAATGAATTTATTTCAGAACAGTGCTGGCTTTTTCATTTACTAACTGAAAGCAGCTTTTCCTGCTGTCATTgctatttaatgtaatgttgcCTCCCTACAGCGCCCTAAAGAGGCGtcatcaccgcccccccccccccccccccaaaatctcCACTGAGCCGCTGCCCCGacgtcctgtgatcctggggcTGAGAGGCCCCCGGTCCGGCACAGTTGCAGTGCGCCGCAGCCGCCTGCAGAGGGCGACACCTGCTCTCGTCTCTGGAGCATCAGCGGGCCGGAACCAGCAGCCTCGAGCAGCGCCACGCTGGACGGCTCcgtgctcttcttcctcctcctgcagcaccgCTGCAACTAATaagtaatataaatataaaaaggtaaaaaggcAGGTGAATGTTAACTCCTACGGCGAGCCACacgtataataataatatacataataatCCACAGAGAGATCATCAATTACATGCCAAAACCTTCTACGATGTTTCACTCAAATCAACATAAAACTATATTTCTGTAACATTtatattcacattcattttgaaataatagaTGACGTCTGTGTCAACGCCtcgaaagaaacaaaaaaacgtgTCAACAAGGATTGTGTTGAGATTTATTGATTAATAAGCTTGTCTGGCGgttacaaaataatgaaaagttCAAAAATGATAAGATGCCCTTGATAGAACATTTTTAGAATTGTTAACACACTATGTTGATGTAAATTAATACTTTTCATCGGGGTCGTCAGAGGGGAAACTTTTGTTCTACCAAAAGGGGCtgaaattaaacataaaataatgtGGCTTTGTTCTaacttgcattaaaaaaatccacCTTCAGGCAGTGTGAACAAACTACTCACTTTAATAATGAAAATGCAACTGCAATTCTAAATACACTCATTAAGTCGTTATGTAACGTTCATTGggtgaaaatgtgtttattttaacaaaattacattttattctacTTTGTAGGTAAATATAATCTGAGGTTAAATTGGGCTGAATGGGGATTTAAGATGGGTTGACTCTACTTAAAATGTATAGAACATTATACTTTTGATTCTGAATCAAGAATCcagattatttattcattgtatcgacaacaacaaacaaacaaacgcattTGACGTGGAATtgtttacaattttatttggtattgtacaaaaagtgtggaataaacATATATACAGCACATAATACAACATACTTATTAAAGAAATTCATATAAATTATTAACGAAATAGCTACATTCTTTGCAATAAACAACTCTATTCAAGGTAAAAGAAAGTCAATAGTCTTGGCATAAAATTTCCATACAAAATTGTACAAAATACTGTACAATTGAACAAAGCTGTGCAAAACAGCAAAGTGTATCCCAGAAGCAGATGTTGTACAGTGCGCATTCGCTGATGAAGCAACAAATTTGAGAATTTTTATGGGGTTGGCAGCTTCTTTTCAAATCTGCTCACAGTCTCATATGAAAACAAAACGCGGGTTATATTCTCTCTATgtgtgcttatttttttttcttcattttaaaataaattaagataCGTGTATTTCTTCTTCGTCTGACTCTGAGAAGTCCGAGTGCTTACTggaaagagacggagaggagacGACGGACTCCGCGCGCATTCTCTGTCTCCGaaactcttcctcttcctcttcctcctcggccGAGGACTTCTTGCCCACGTCGCTGAGGTCCGGGTGCGGGTTGGCTTTGGTGGGCAGCGTCTGCTCCCGGCAGCCACCGGATGAAAGCAGTTCGCGTTCCTTGGAgttcctccacttcatccttcggttctggaaccagattTTCACCTGAAGACACCGCGgagggagaaaaacaagaaaaaaaagtgagtgaaaaaaaaaggttccggGTCAAGTGCTTGCGGAATGTGCAACAGCGTTTTTTTTACGCACAAATTACGCACGACATATTTCACGTTTGAATCCCTTTGGAGGCTTTTACCTGTGAGTCTTTGAGGCCCAGTTTGGAGGCGAGCTTCTTCCTGTCGGGCTTGCTGATGTATTTCTGTTTCTGGAACATTTTCTCCAGGGCTTTGCGCTGCACATCGGAGAACACCGCCCTCCTCAGCATCCCTCTCCGGGGTTTCCCTCTGGCGGCCAGGGGCCAAGAAAAGGTCCCGGGAATGGGGACAACGGATGAAGAcgctacaaaaaaacaaacaaagagacgAAATTGGTATTTGTAAGCTTGGTTTTTCTTtgccagataaaaaaaaaatctgttcgtGAGGACGGATTTAGCCCAAAACGACCGTGCAGCCACAAATGAACAACCACGGGGATGTCGAATATTCGACTGTTGTATCTAAACACAAAACCTCTCAGACATCTATATGCATGCAATGATTTCCCTTTAAACCCGTACTTCTAAACCGGTTATTATTGGAAGGGTTCTCCCCTTTGGAACTGTGCGATACGTCTCCGTTTGGAGTGAAATGGCACGAGGTGACTAATTAGCACATTGGCCGGTCCCCAACCGCATTGGTATGGTAAAGAGGTAGCATATCCTTTAAGGAACCCTGTGAGGGCGGATAGAGGAGTTAATAAACCGTGAACGGTAATTGTGTAGTAATGAACTAACGCAGAAAAGACTCTGGACAGGCGGTGAAGGCCATATATTATCGCAACAAAAGGAGATTTACACTTTCAAACTAAACACAACTGCATACCAGAATACTgatgcccgggggggggggggggtggaggggaggggggcggaatAGTGGAAGGGGAATGGcgcttctctccccccccccctccttcttcttgccttcaaatcattttcattaaatGAACACGAAAAGCTTTTCAGGACGCTGGAGTTGTTTTGTTGAGGCTTTCGGCTGAGCCCATGAAAAGACTCCATCTCCATTATGATTTGTGTGAATGAAACCACGGACTAGCGACTTTATAGACTTTTCTAAGAGATTATTCTTTATCTCAACTCGTTGATTGGTCCGCGTGGAGAATACACGTttagggcagagagagagagagagagagagagagtcagtggTAACCTATCCTATGGACCGAGCGGCACGCCGCGACCAGCCTTCCAGCTGCGACACGTTGGATGcagtagacttttttttttttttttttaatgagaaaatCTCTTTACTTCGCGAGAGCCTTTTCCCGCGAGTGTTCTGCTGACTGGTCCCCCTCGCAGGAGCCGCCCTGCGGCCGCCGAAGAATCGGGAACAACGACGCGCTATGTGGTCTTGTGAGAATATTGAAAACTCTCAATAGCGCCTAATAGGGAAATTAGTGCATGACTGGTTGACGCCtttgcacccccctccccccccaaacaccccagcacccccccccccctcctcctcctggtaaAAGTCACTCTCCGGGGGTGTGTGGGTGGTTCGCCCGGTGGGAGCTGACCAAATTGGTCACGGTGCTGAGGGCTTTGTTGCCCGCCTCGGCGGCCCGGTGGCCCCCCGGACTCTGTGGGAAAACCCGGGGCCAGAAAAATGCCAAAACGCCCCCCAATGGGAAGCAAGGGGGGGGACTATAACTCGCCACCCCGCCTCAAATTTAGAGCGTGACGATTTGGGATAATTGGTTAATTAGGGGTGGGTGTGTGCGCCCGGGCGGGGGCCACAGCTCCCCTTTAATAAGACAGTGATTTCTTCTTTTCCGGGAAAAAAACACGCAGCGAGGGTGTCTTACATTTAGAAGCAATTAGTTCGGACATACTTGTAAAGGCAAAATAGGAAAAGTTGCGCCTACCTGGTAAGTAAGGAGTCCTGAATATGGGGTGAAAGGTCCCGTCAAAGTAAGGGATGGGGAAGGTCTTGGAGTGCAGGCTGTGGAAAGTGGGGTGTGATGACGCTGTGGAACAATAACAATCACGAGTTAATCATTCCCCCAAAACGAGAAGGAATCGTTTCTGAGAAACCACGTCATCTCAAAGGGTTCGGTAGGAACACTCCTGTACTCACCGGTCTTTGGTGACGGTGCGAGGATGGCGCTCACGCCAAACTTGAGAAAAGTTGGGTCCTTGCCGCTCGACACCGACATCTTCGGCGAGCACGACTCGCGCGTCAGCGCGGTGGTGGCCATCGCGCGCTCGGCGGGCGCGCCGCCGCTGAAGGACAAGGTGGTGGTGGCCGTCGGCAGCGAGGCGCACGCTGAAGGCACAGTCCGGTTAATGTAGGCGGCGGGCCGGCTTATCCGCAGCAGGTCCTCCACTAGAAAGCTGGAGTGGGTCTGGAAGCCGGACTGTGGGTGGGTGTGGTGGAACGGCAGAGCAGCGGCGGGCCGGTACAGCCCCGGGTAGAAGGCGGGAGGCGCGAGGACGCTGGGGATCATCATGGTCCcggatgagaagaagaagaagaagaaaaaaaatcagtgtgAAAATCGGAGATACTCCTTGTGTCGAGCTGGGAGAGAATCAGTCGTGTGAATGGCTGCTAAAACTCCTCTGGTTTCCCAACTATGGTAAGAGGAGTTTTATAGTGgcctgccccccccaacccctcacacccccccccgcaggcccTCCGCTCAGCGCTGACAGCCACAACAATGGAGCTCAACAAAGTTCTCCACATGGGTCGCTTTCATGCCGCATCCCCCGGCCCGCTGATTGGCCGAAGGACGCAATTTATGATTGCATTAGACCTCATAAGCAAGCAACGCACAATATCCCCACCACAAAGGAGCCCCCAGTCATCAATTTTCCATGTTGACCACTTTCCTttcagtgtgttttgtttggcggAGGCAAGCGGCCTAATTAAAGAGCAATCTTGGAGATTCAGCCATTGTACACGGGGACTTTTAATGAGCACTTCAATAATAGACGCGTTATtcgttgtgtttttctgttatgcagattataaaaaatatgtatagCCCACtcgttaaaatgtaaaagtatttttttactcTATTTTCATCAgtacagaaatacagaaatatacATACACGCTGTTAAAAGTAGGCTTTAAGCTATGTAATAGTATTGATATGAAATTGAATGTGGGCGAACATTCACACAAGTTGCGACCCTGCGCAAAATGTAAATCAGTTTTAGGGTTTCATGGGATTCTCAACACTCAATCTGGCCCTCGTCATGGAATAATGTCTTAAACGGATTTCTGCTATCAAAACGCTTTAACAGATGTGTTAAATATCACTCTTTTCAGGCGCGCGGATCCGCAGCTCAGTGCGCACACACGGGGAAGTGTGCGGCCCGAGCGGCGCGCTCCTGATCCTGTTAACCATGAACTAACTGTCGCCGTCAGCTGCGGAGGAGGCGCCCCTCGGCCTTTCTCCTCTGCCCTCTCtacgctttaaaaaaaaaaaaaaaaagcccagaggaataaaaaaaaaaaaaaaaaagggggctttATTTCTAAAGACGGTTTTGTTCTGCTATTTTAACCGGCTGAATAAAAGTGCATCTGTGATTTGATTTAAAACGCATTCATATGAGCGGACACTGAGACCGTATAAAACTCTTATTAAAGCGACTTGGAGCCTGATCGTCGTGTTCTGTCAGCTTTAGCCCCTGAAAACCCGTTAAAGCAAAGCAATCAGGCGAAAACGCGCCTCACagccaaagaggaagaagaaacggCTAATTGTTATCAGCCTGAAACCTAATTAAATAAGAagtggaataaaactaatctGGAAAAGATTTTTATTCTAAATACAGgtggtccaaaaaaaaaagttgtagaTCATATTTTAAGTATTTTACATTTAGTTATGTGTGCCTTTTATCGTTATTTAAAATCACGTCCACAagcattcaaatacatttttcacttttttcacttaaCTAAAGAAGGCAGGAATATTTGTGTTCAGTCAGTATTGTCGACACGTCATATTAATCAATGATAAAGTATATACTATTTTATGTTCGCCAATGTGAGACTGAAAACGTGTTTTAATACCAgtcataaacaaataaaataaaaaataataatatctaCTTTCTAATAATATCTAAAAGTGTTTTTAAGCTGAACGTTCTCTTAATACAAAGAACAATTTCGGACACAAATCGTCCCGCTTTGGGGGAACCAGCCGCTCCGTTCGCATCATTTGGGATCagctcaacaacaaaaaaaagaagacaagtgGTTCGACACCAACCTATAACTGAAACAGGCCACGATCCGATAATTAAAAGGGAACGCCTCCGTGAAATGATCCTTTAGAGGGGAGTCAGCGCTTATCAGAGGTGCGCCTGCTCCATGAGCGCAGGACGCGCAAAACGGGCGTGAACGCGCCGCCGCGCCCGCGCAGCCCGACACCTCCGCCAAGAAACAAGGACCttcaaagcttctttttttttttttttttttccatgagcCCGTATTCCTTTACTCGGCTGCCCGAAATCCTCCTTTTGTGATCGGTAAGCAGATGGTTAGCAGGAAGCATGGGCTGCTTCGGCTGACCGAGACTAATTTCTACGAGCTTTGCAAGCTTGCCACGTCCCCGCTCCTTTACCAGGCCGAGTAAAAACAGCTGGCTGCGGCTGAATTAAGGCCATTAAAAGCACATCTCTGAAATATTAGCACTAACAAcagcgccccgccccccctcccaccc carries:
- the dbx1a gene encoding homeobox protein DBX1-A, which encodes MMIPSVLAPPAFYPGLYRPAAALPFHHTHPQSGFQTHSSFLVEDLLRISRPAAYINRTVPSACASLPTATTTLSFSGGAPAERAMATTALTRESCSPKMSVSSGKDPTFLKFGVSAILAPSPKTASSHPTFHSLHSKTFPIPYFDGTFHPIFRTPYLPASSSVVPIPGTFSWPLAARGKPRRGMLRRAVFSDVQRKALEKMFQKQKYISKPDRKKLASKLGLKDSQVKIWFQNRRMKWRNSKERELLSSGGCREQTLPTKANPHPDLSDVGKKSSAEEEEEEEEFRRQRMRAESVVSSPSLSSKHSDFSESDEEEIHVS